The Rhizoctonia solani chromosome 1, complete sequence sequence GGGGTTTATTCACAGCAAGGTACAGCGATCGTGAGCCGAAACTTACTCTGACACTGACGGGGCAACCTCAAGGGATGATCCCAAAAGGCTCAACCCACATTGGAATCTCGGAGTTACCAGTCCGCTCGCAGATCGATGACGAGGCGAGTAGATGTGCCATGTATGGAGCGAATAAACACTTGGTTGCTAGGAGGACAACCGTTCACATACTCGAGACTGCACACTCGTTTGTATTTGCATACGTGTATAAGCATACCATTCACATGACAAGTTCCTTCCACAAACCAATTCTATACCTAAATATCACACAGACACACAAAGAGGCAATAGTGGTTCATGCAATCAACGCACGCAAGAAAAAATGAAAAATTAACGAAGAGAAACTCGTAAGTAAATTACAAAATACAGGGCACGAAAAAATCAAACGAATGGACCCCGCCAAATCAAAGAACATACACAGTTTACATGCATGTCCGTCGTGGGCGGACCTACCAACAAAACACGAGTGCATCGCAAAACGTCGCATCACAAAACATCGCAGAACAAATCGAGCTTTCATTGCGGGCCTTTGGACATGGCGCGCTGAACGCGCTTGGACGTACTAATCTGTCGTGTACCCAGGACCGGAGACGCAGATGGCGCACCAACGTTGAACAACGGCTTGGAAGGTGTCGCAGGGGAGGGAGCAACCGCAGCGTTGGCAGCGGCACCAAAGCTAAAAGGTGCACTCGTAGTCAAGGGTGTCGCCGCAGGGGGAGCAACGAACGTGTTGGTCGCAGGGATAGATACCGTAGGCTTCGGTGCGGGCGCTCCAAACGAGAAACCGCCGTTCGTGCCGCTTGTTCCGTTTGTGCCAAAGCCAGAAGCAGAAGCTGCGGGAGCACCGAACCCAGAAGTAGTCGCAGGAGCGCCAAACCCAGACGTGGTAGCTGCCGGGACCGCAGGCTTGGGTGCACCAAACGCAAACGGCGACGAAGAAGCAGCTCCATTCGTGTTTCCCGTGGCAGCAGTGCTACTATTCGTGCCAAATCCACCTGCACTAAATCCGCTCGAGGCCGCACTCGGACCTGTGGCTGTGTTTCCAAATCCGGTCAATGCGGGCGTGGTATTGGCGGGTGTGGCACCGAATGAGAACGTGCCAGCAGGCTTTGCCGCGGAAGTACCATTACCAGTGTTGAATGAAAATCCAGTTGAAGCCGGTTTCGCGGTAGGTTGTGCACCAAAGACGTTGGTGGATGGAGCGGGAGTTGGGACGGCAGGGGCAGCGTTGTTCGTCGAACTAAACGAGAACGATGGCTTTGTCTCTGTAGAAGCGGGAGCCTTTGCGATGGTGGCGAATGGCGAAGGCGCAGACGCAGACGCAGCAGTCGTAGAACTAAACCCGGTCGAGGGGACACCGAATGGCGACGCGCTCACGTTTGTGGTTGTGTTCGTAGCGACAGGAGCAGCGGGTTTAGGTACGCTCGAAGGGGCAGCGAATGCAAAAGGCGATGGCTTGGGCGCAGCAGCTGGAGCAGCAGGGGCAGGAGCACCAAACAGTGAAGGGGTCGAAGTGGCAGGAGCGGGCGCGGGAACGGGAGCAGCAGGGATAGGAGCAGGAGCGGTCGAAGCAGGGGCACCAAACGGCGAAGGAGCGGGCGCACTCGTGTTGGCTGAGATCGTAGGTGCAACCGGTGCTGAGAACAATGAGGGAGCTACCGATTTAGTCTCGGGTGCAGTGGGCGCAGGGGTCGCAGAGAAGAGCGGCTTGGCAGGCTCTTCCTTCTTTGGTGCACCAAACGAGAAAATGTTCGATGCGGGGGCCGTGGTAGTTGGAGCAGCAGGCTTGGGTGCAGGGGTAAAACCAAAAGGAGAAAGCTTGCCATCAGCTGAAGGCGCTTGAGTTGGTGGGCCTGAAACCGAAGAGCCAGGAGTGGGAGCGGTAACCTTGATTGCTGGAGCAGCGGGAGCCGGGGTTGCTGGAGCGGGAGCGGATACAGGAGTAAAAGTGATCGAAGGAACTGCCGCAAGTGCCGGAGCAGGCTTGGGTGGTGCCTTGGCCGCTGCTTCCGCTGCCTTGCGTTCCCTCAACATCTTGAGCGCCTGAGCTTCCCTCTCCTGTTTTTCCCAAGTTGACATCATCCGACTAGCATTGAGAGCCGTAGCTGGAACCGTTCCGATGGTATACTTGACGCGACGAGGGCCTGGAGACTGAGGAGCGGCAGGGGCAGTAAACGGATTGGTATGAGGGTCGTTGGCTGTCAAGGGTGATTGGCCAGGGGTATTCCACACAGAGTTTGCGGTGCGTGCCTAAGAAAGTGTCAAAATCCGAGTAAATGATCGGGATGCAAAAGACTCACTCGGAGTGTGACAGAAGTAATCCTGGGcctctcttcctcttcatttTCCTGATTTTCCTTGCCCTTCTCAAGGACCTTTTCGGGAGACTCTTGCTTGACGGGAGAAGGCAGGTTGTCACTCTCTTGCCATGCAAGCAATCCGTCAGCCTTGGCCCTAACGTATTGTTCTTCGGTAAGCCATTTTTCAACGAAAACATCAACCATATGGAAGTTATCAGCATGTTTCGAATCGGCGGGCTACCGAGAACGTCAGTATGTTGATTAAATATTGAGGCTATTTGGACCCACCATAAAGTACTTCTTCCTGCTCTCCTTGACAGTACAAGACGCAGCCGATCACCATTCGGGCCAACCATGTATTCCTGTCCATTCGACTTCCACTTCTGGCCAATCTGACGTCCACCACAAAGTGGGTCGCGAGAAACGGTCGGGTCGTCCTCGTCGATCTCCTCTTCCTTGACAATAGACAAATCGACATCGCCGGCTCGGCCGCGCTTGTGAACAGGCATTACGTCATTGAGCACCGATGCAGTATCGACCTCCTTGCGTTCACGTTTGGTACCACGTTTCTCCTGGACGTCCGATTGCTTTGAACGGTGTTTGCTCGATTTAGTTTGTCGGCGCTTGCCGTCGGCCCGAAGATCGCCTTCACCGTCATCCGCTGGGCGCTTGCCTTTAGTTTTGCCAGTTTGGGTCGCGCGAGATTCAGCCACAGGTTGAGGGTCAATTGGGTAGGACTGGGCCCAGGTAGGTTCGTTATCGCCGTCAATCATGGCGTCCGCTCCCCAGCCAGCAGTGCGCGAACGCTTGTCGTTGGGTACCGTGTCTTGTTCCTCGGCCTCTTCGTCGGCAGTGAGATACAACCGCTTGCGAGATCGGTTTTGATGAACGTTGCCAGTCGACTTGGATACGGTTGCAGGGCGGCTCGATGATTGCCATGGCCTCCTGTCGCTTGCGTTGGTAGCGGTGAATGTGTTGCTAGCACGGAGGGATCCGGAAGCGGCAGCGACTGCAAAGGCCGAACGGGTCGAAACAGTTGGAACAGTGGGAACCGAGGTAGCACGGAAGTTTTCAGCCGCATAGCGAGGACCCCAGGAGCCACTTGCTGACGGGGCATTGGGGAGTTGGGAGTAGGCACGAGACGAGTCAAAGGAAGAGGTGGCTTGGAGGGGGGCAGTGTATCCGAAGTTGAACGATCCCGATGGGACACGGGCCGATGATTGACCAGCAAATTGGGGGATAGGTGGACGAGAGCGGGCTGAGCGAGAACCATGTCAGTGTTATTTGTAATAAAAACAAAGTGGAGCTACCTAGGGGACGGAAGCCTTCCTTGATGTTGGCGTTGGACAGAGAGACATTGTGGAGAGACGATTGTTTTTGGAGAGTTTCGGGCTCAGCTGGGAGTGAGTTGAGCACTGATTCGCGGGCAGCGATGGATGCAGCTTGGTATGCGACATTGAAGGGACGGGTGTCCGAGTCCGGAATCCCATGACGTCGGCGAAGTTCACTGTGCACATGTAAGCAGTGGTTACAACAAGCAGTCTGAATACCTACAGATTAAATGCCTTTTCGCGGCGAGTTTTGCGCCAAACATTGAGCCAGTGGCCCAGCCAAAACACGGCTACGGTGGCTGCGGCACCATATAGTACTGTGTGGAGCATGGAGGCTCTGAGGGGACCAGTGGCGATGAGACAGGCTCGCTGTGATTACCAGCCAAGGTATCAACAGCATCGTCCCAGTAGTGAGCAAGCGTGGCCTGCGCGCTGGATGGTTCGGACTCCATCGTCCGTCGGCAATTTTTCAGAAAAGAAAATCAACGAAAAACTCCGGTGGGTGTATGGGTAGACTTGTTGTTGGACCAACACGAGCCGATGCGCTGCCTTTTTAGCAAACGCAATCCGGAGTGTGGTTCACGGGTGGGGACCAGGCAGACGGCCGGTGGTTGTCAGGAGCAAGAGAAAACAAACCGTGATCCGGGGTCCCTGATCCAACATCAACTCTTTCACACCCCGCCACAACCATCAAATTGCCAAAATGAACAGGCAAGCGCCCTTGTCCCTCTTCAATCCCCCTACTTATCCTTTTTATGTGTTTTCAGAGGTCCGGTTGTGCTTGTAAGATACATATTTTTCATTTTTCTTCAATAACTTATTTACCGTGCAAATTTAGACTATAGATGAGGCCGAGGTGGGTCTAATCAGTTGTTATTTCTCACGGCTCGGCGCTAATACAGTACCAAGTTTCTCCTTGACCAAGTGGTCTGTCCTTTGTATTCACTCGTGACTAGAGCCCACTCATCTCACACTAACGTTAGCCCCCTCCTTCGTCCGACGAGGACCCAATGGTCACCAAACTCCGCACCAAACTCAGCGATCTATTAGGGGAACTGCGCAAGGGGGCCGAAGGAACACTCCAATAGAACTATTGTCATTTATAGACCCCGGGTATCCCAACTTACATATATAGATGAAATGCATGTAGATTTGTTGCTATTATAACTTGGTAGAATCTTGCCGCCGTCCTTTGCGCATAGTGAGTTAATCTACGTGCTGCGGAGCGAGTTTATTACATCACATACGCATGGTTTCGCAACCGGATTACAACGATGTTTTCACGATAACGTGCTCCGTTTTGTTCAGTAGTACTCCACCTGGCATGCCCGCCAGCCCCGAGGCGACCGTTCGGCCTGCAAGGCCGCTGAGCCGTGTCAACGTTAATGAGGTGTAAATGACTTGCCTCATTGACAAGCCGGAAGCGTATTGTGGCTGCGCACAGACAATATCAGCCAGGTTGACTGAATACTCCGTAGCTGCCAAGTCTTACTCTATCACTGAGGTTACTTGCTATCCTAAAGTCCACGCCTGTCTTTATAGTTACCTTACTGGGAACTAATTTGGATATCATGCAGGGCCCCATTCAACTGGTTCCAGACTCAAGCAATACAGTCATTGAAGGAGAAATCTTGGTGTTCATCACTTGTAATTACGCCCTTGGCTTGCATCCAGTTACAGGGATTCCACCAGTTTTATCATCGACTCGATATAACAATACCCATGACGTCAAAATGACCCAGCTCTTCCTTCATTCGAATGTCATATCAACACACAGTTGCGATTAAAGACGTCAAGGGTACATTGAATCGCAAACTAATCATTATAATACATCAAGAAAATACACAATTGTCGTTCGTTTGAGAGTCATAACAACACCTCCTCGTTCTTGTTTATTCTCTTCGATATTTTGAATGCATATAATTTAGAGCTCGGCCTTGGCGCTGGCGGTCTTCTTTCCGGCTTCGGCGGACAAACTCTGAGCGGCAAAGTGTGCTTGGTCGGCCTTTTCGTTGGCGTATTGCCCGGCCTCGCTAGCCTTTAAGAACGATTAGTAACTTTTGTGGGTGTAATAAGGACAACGGCCTACCTTGCGCTGAGCAGCTTGCTTGTGTCCACCAAGTATGTTCAAGACGGCGGCCAACTTTGCCTCGGTCCAGTTGACTCCGTCGTTGACAGTGTTCTTGATGCCACTCAGGAAGTTTTCAACAGCATTGGTGGTTTGCACCCAGCGGATACGAGTCTCGTgctgaaaaaaaaaaccctCTCAGTCAAAACGTCGAACTACCTTGCGCTTGGTTGATGCTCACAAGAAGTCCGGGGCGTGTGGCCGGAATCTGAGATTCGTCGACACCATGGGCACGGAGGTAAGCACGGAGGCGAGCATCGGGCCATGTCAAGTAATCGGCAGTCTTGTGGTGTGCATCGCTGTACTTGCGGTTCATGAGATCGACCAGTTCGTCGCGCTTGGCCTGAGCGTCAGAGCGCATGTATCCATTGTCAATTAGCCATTGACGTAGTTCCGATTCGGTCCAGCCGTCCCAGGCGGTGCCCTTGGCGGAGAGGTAGTTGTCCCGGACGAGTTTCTGGAGCTTCTCTCGCTTGATTTTAGCATCCGACTTGATGATGTTGTGTTGAACCTAGATAGTAGTGTTAATTTGGGAGTGACAACATGGGGTTGGGTGATACACACCAGCCAGTCACGGAGTTGGTTGTCGGACCAGGTGCTGTAGACAGTGTCGGTAGTACCATAGTAGTATCGCTGGAGCTGCTCGATGAGCTTGTCGCGGTTCTTTTCATAGTCGGACTTGATGATGCCATGATCGACGAGCCATTGGTGCTGAAACCCAAAATCAAGTTCTACACTCGTGGCTCAACACACTAAACCTTACCATGTAAGAAGTACTCCAAGCACTGTAGACAGGGTTTGCAGCGGCAGCGTACGCAGTGCGCATCTGAGCCAAGAGTTGTTCACGAGTGAGCTGAGCTTGGGTCTTCACAACACCTTGTTTCTCGAGATAAGCGCGGAGGCTAAGGAAAGGCGGGTCAATGATGGAAAGTCATGTTCAAACACTCAAACCTACTCGCTATCGGACCAAGTCGAGTAAATGTAGTCCTTGGAGTCTTCGAGAGCCTTGGCAGCACGAGCAGAGCCAGAGGCAGCAGCGGCGCTTGCACTCTGGGATGCGGAAGAAGCGGACTTGGATGCTTGGTAGCCATAGTCGCCATAGACAGCGGTAGAAGCGGTCGCTGAAGCGGCGGCCGAGAGAGAAGACACGGCCGAAGCGTAGGAGCGATAATATTGCTTGGCGCTGACGATGAGCTTCTCCTTGGGGCCCGAAGGAGCGACAACACCGTGATCAACCAAGAACGAGCGCAACTGACTCTCATCCCAACTGCATGACGCGTTAATAACGTGAGTTTTTGCATGTACATCATGACGTACGTGTCAAAAGCCGACTCCTTAAGGTCGGCGAGGGTCTTGGACGCCTGGTTGACGCGTGCCTCTGTCCAAGATTGGGCTGAATTCCAGTTATCCTGGACAAGATCCTTCAGCTGTTTCTGCGTTGCACCTTGGGGAGCCTGGATGTTGTGGTCCTTGAGCCATTGCTCAAGCTGAGCCTGGTTCCACTTGGCATATTCATATGGAGTTTCGGGCTCTGTGCATACCACATGAGACGCGCGCTGTTTCAGTTTGTACCAAAGAGACTTACCAGATGAAAACCACGAAGCAGAGGCAGTAGTCGCAAGTAGCGTAACAGCGAGGACGGACGAGACCTTCATTGTGGGTGGTTGTAAGTGACAGAATACCAACAACCAACTGTGGCTTTTTGTATCTGGGTCTGGCGCAATCTGCTAGTGTGACGCTCGTTCAATGCGTCATGAAGTGACGTCGCCGAGGCAATCACATGCGATTATCAATCACTCGGGGCCCTTCCCTGAATTGACAGTCTCTTGCATAATCATATACTTATGTAACCGGAGCTTTATGCTATCACCTGACGGCGGTTATCACATGCTCCCGATGGGCCGGCTTTAGCACACTTGGTTTTCGACCACCATCCACTTTTTTGTCTACGATGCTCCGTACTCTTAGGTTCTCTCTCCCCGCAACCCGCACATTTGCTGCTGCTCAGACCTCTGCGGCGAGGTGGGTGCCCCTTATGATCTGGACCCGTTCGGTACTAACCTGTTCCCTAGATGCTTCTCAGCATCTTCAGTAACACGATCGGAACTGTCCTCGCTCAATAAATTTACCGAAGAGGAGGAGATGCTGCGAGATGTCGGTATGTAGGCCTATTTTGACGCGTATTCAAAACTAATTGTACTGTAGTCAGCAGGTTTGCGCGCGAGGTAGTTGCTCCGAAGGTCCGAGAGATGGACGAGGCAGAAAAGATGGACCCATCTATCGTCAAAGGCCTGTTCGAAAACGGAGTACGCATGGCTCCAATACAAATGAGATGGactgcactgaccacacgtTGCAACAGCTCATGGGCATTGAAACCGATCCAGACCACGGAGGATCAGGGAGCTCATTCACTTCCGCGATCATCGCTATCGAAGAACTGGCCAAGATCGACCCTAGTGTATCGGTCTTGTGTGACGTCCACAATACGCTTGTCAACACTATCTTCCGTACCTATGCCACCAAGGAGCAACAGAGCAAATACCTTCCCCAACTTGCCGAGAAGAAGGTACGTTCCTAATGACATTGGAGCATTGTTTCCCACAAACTAACTTAATTTCACTCGCTTTGTTTCTATTTCACGCTATTTTTCGTAACCGGCTACCAGGTTGGCTCTTTCTGTCTTTCCGAGCCCGCCTCTGGATCCGATGCATTTGCTTTGCAAACTCGCGCTGTGCCCTCCGATGACGGTTCTTATTACACACTCACCGGTTCCAAAATGTGGATTACCAACGCCGCCGAGGCGGAAATCTTCCTTGTTTTTGCGACAGTCGACCCCTCCAAAGGTTACAAAGGCATCACCTGCTTCGTAGTGCCCAAAGAGCTCGGCGTCGAAATCGCGAAAAAGGAACAAAAGCTTGGAATCCGGGCCAGCTCTACATGCGTCCTCAACTTTGATGGTATCAAAGTTCCTGCCGAAAATCTTATTGGTGGACCCGACCAAATCGGAAAGGGCTACAAGgtttgcgcatatagccttcAAATTGGAGTAAAATCAGCCTGACTTCTGTTATGGTAGATTGCGATCGAGATTCTCAACGAGGGCCGTATCGGTATTGCCGCACAGATGCTTGGGCTCGCCCAAGGTGCATTTGATGCAACCGTACCATACACCTATCAGCGTAAGCAAGGAGGTCAAGCAATTGGCACATATCAGGCAATGGCCCACTCCATGGCGGGCATTGCTACCAAGATCGAAGCCGCAAGGCTTTTGACATACAATGCCGCCAGACTGTGAGTCACTGGTCAGTTTTGGACACAATGTGTATGCTAACGGTTCAGCAGTAAGGAGGAGGGTGCAAACTTCACCAAGGAGGCGGCTATGGCCAAATACTACGCTTCAGTTGTAGCCCAGGAGGCCTCTGGTAGCGCGATCGAGTGGGCTGGCGGTGTTGGGTTTACCCGCGAGACTGGTATCGAAAAGTTCTGGCGAGACTCGAAGATTGTAAGCCGCTTCAGCATAGGCTCTTATTTTGTGCTAACTTCGTGGTCTAGGGTGCTATTTACGAAGGAACGAGCAACATTCAACTCAATACGATCGCCAAGTTCATCCAAAGCAATACTCTTAGTTATATATTTAGATGATTAGTGAACAGTTTTTAATGCGCCTTACAATTGGAGAGTTTGATTCAATAGTCGTTTGTTGGTTTGTGCATGCAATCACGAAAAAGCATGAGCCAAGCATCCGATTCAAAAGACCATGGGTTTGCAAGAAGAGCATTTTTATTGCAAATTCATTTCCTTATCTGTATACAGTGTGTTGATaggcgagcacttgggacAGTAGCCACCTACAGTTCCGCCTAAATCTGTGCGATGGCATGTCCATCTCCGCGCTGGTCCGATCCAGCCGCCCACACCAATTCCTTCACGGACAGTTTTTGGATGACCTGTCCACGTCCCATCATTGCACGAGAAAATCCGGAAAGTCGATGTGCATCGTGACCCATTTCTGCCATGCAAGAACCGGTGAGTAGTTGTTGTCCACACCATATATGCGCCATGAAATATAATTTCGTTACCTACCTTTGAGCTTTTCGACAGTCTCCACTGGAATTCCATCTTCGAAGTAGACCTCACTATTAATGTCCCCAGCATTGGTCGCGTTAGCGACACTGGCATCTGGACTACCAGCCGAAATGCAGAATCGAGGCGCGTCAAGTGCAGCTTGGGGTGTAAACCCACGAAGAATATTGAGGAGCACTTGGATAtgtccttgaggctatcaaaTAAGGTGTATAGTTGTACAGGGAACCATAAAATCATTGATAGCGGCCACTAACCTGCATGAAGCCACCCATCACGCCATAAACCAAGAATAGTTCGTCTCCACGGGTTGCTAAGGCCGGAACTAAATAAAATCAAAGGTTTATTACTAGGCTAATTGTAATCATTGTGTGCTACTCACTAATGGTGTGGTAAGGTCGCTTGCCCCCTGCAAGTTGGTTCGGGTGCCCTTCTTCAAGAACAAAACCGGATCCCCGGTTTTGTAAAGTGAATCCACAACCCTTGGGAATGGCTTCCAGTATCGTATCGGGTAAGAGAGGGCCACGAACGTTGCATGTATTCTTACCTCCGGTGCCAAAGCCAGCATAGTTCGATTGGATATAACTACATCCATTGCCCCATTGGTCAGTAACCGAGAAATATACAGTGTCTGTCGAGGCAGTGGGGTTTCCCTGAATCACCGGGTTAGCTTCGGATAGCGTTTGAGAGTAATAAATCTGTTCTATACATGATAAACATCCGGGATTGATGCATTTGCGTTGAACTTCTCTGCACGCCTTTTAAGGTACTCCTACATCATAAACGAGATTAAGTTATATCAATTATGTAGGCGGTGTCCTCCCATAGTACTCACCTTGCTGAGCATTTCCTCCACAGGAACTTTGGTCACCTTGGGGTCAGACACGTAAAACTGGGTGTCAGCGAAAGCGAGACTTGATAAACATTAGCATCTGCTACGAACTCGCGCGATTCCTAGTGTCTTACCGTAGAGCTTCAATCAGAGCGTGAAGATATTCCACGGAATTATGGTCCATTTCCAGAAGCGGTTTTATTTTTCCAGTTTCCTCTGCGGCCTCTAAAATTCCAAGCGCCATCAGCGCAGTGAGTCCTTGACCATTTGGTGGGCACTATAAATAAAGCCAGATAAATACGCTAGGGGGAGTCTCAAGGGGCAAATATTAATACGTACCTCCCACAAAGTCACTTCTCCGGCGTAAGTGTATTTGATGGGCTCCACAAACTCGGTGTTGTGTTCCGCCAAATCGCTCAGTTCCATAACACCCCCTTTGCTCTTTATCAACTCCACGATAGCCTCGGCGATGCGACCAGTATAAAACCCTCTCTTTCCCTCGCTTACGAGAGTTCTAAACGTCTGTGCGAGATCTGGTAGCCGCATAACTTCGCCAGGTAGGGGAGCACGGCCGTTGATGAGCATACTGTCGGCAGATGGTGACGCAGACTTAATCAAACCCTCGGAGCGTTTCCACTATAATATGTGCAAAAATTCAGCCAAGCCAGTTGTGTCGAATGTCATACTTACACCATTGGCAGTAAGCTCGGATATAGGGACACTATAAGAATACAGCTTGATCAATTCTCGCAAGTTCTTCCGGTGACTAATAAACATACCCCTCTTCTGCTAGACGAATAGCAGGTGTCATGACCTCTTCAAACGAGACTTTCCCACTACCAAACCTAGCCACAGTGTCAACCCATGCAGCCGCAGCGCCTGGGACTGTCACAGAGTTTAGGTCCCTCTCGGTCAGTTGCCTGCCTATAGCACCATTTTTTCGTGCGACGTTAATATTGAGGGCCTTTGGAGAGCGACCAGACCCATTCAGAGCTTGGACAGTTTTCTTTGAAGCATCGTAGAACAAGCAAAAGGCGTCGCTGAAATATCATCAGTAAAGATAAAGGCTCATTAGAGAGTGCCACTAACCCGCCAATTCCACACGATGTTGGCTCAGTAGCCTACCAAATGGTCAATACTCAAGATTTTCATGGGAATAGCTTGATAGTCACATTCAAGGCAGCTGAGACCGCCACAGCAGCATCAGCTAATGAAAGGAAATTGAGCTAGTTGTTAAGTGGTGGACACGATTGAAGACTTGATCGACGTACCTGCATTTCCACCCTTCCTTAGTATTTCCAGTCCAGCTTCAGCAGCCAGAGGTTGGGTACATGAAACAACACCTTTTCTCCCATACACAACTGACCTTCGACTTGGGAACTGTTGGAAGGCAAAGGTAGGATTTTCAACTTTGCCCCAATCAATTTTAACTGCAGACATGGCTGGCTTGTGGTTTACGGGAAACAGACGGTTGATGCTGACTCGAGCTCCATCACACTGGTTATATGCTTCGGGAGCCGTTGCACATGACTGAATGGTGAGTCCCGAATGAAGCCGATAATACCGGCCCATTAGTCAGACAGTTACAGGTTACCAGTATGATGAGTCCCGAGATCCCTTGGCGTGTAGTCGAGAATTCAGTGACATTTTGCTAATAAACACCACATTGATCAAACATTACTCAAGAATACAACTCTCCGATCAGGACAACCTTCGCTATTTGACCCTTTTCTAGGACCTTTGGACCATCCTCAACTAGAGCTGGCAATGCGACAAGCCCGTTCGCGCCTGCGAGAGATGCAACACGACTTGATCTTTGGCCGCCGGTTGAGAATGCTTTCAAACCGGATGCCGTGACCCGTACGTGTACACGGTGAAATTCAGGCCGAGGATCTAACGGCAATGATTCGGTTAGCTATATATTGTATCAGCTACCTGATGCACCACGGTCACGTTCATGGACACACCTCGACTGGAACGCGGGGAAGCTCTGCG is a genomic window containing:
- a CDS encoding gamma-glutamyltranspeptidase; translation: MDYNSGCQFSADTLVIVPDNIAVIQSVVKGWTIGSLYDWVITTGGTGFGPRDLTPEAIAPLIERPAPGLIHLIMSESLKHTPLAALSRPVAGSIRNTLITTLPGSPKAVKENLSALLQGGVVSHALDLLTGGKESGQVHTKLGVPERTSGTAGTSPGTHLHPHGHHHHHHHHHEHHKHGHQIPVPRTLSHDPDLPVSQRNRVSPYPLISMDEAIKLVLQVSEPLESVGLEVNSRLAGHVLSEDVMAPHELPASPTTNVDGYAVKVPYKKGVFKVLTPATLKLGSEVPTGSVYRINTGAPLPSGTNAVIMVEDTRVGSQFSAEEGQEGEEKTVELLAEVDVGENVRKSGSDVRIGDRVLAAGDVVSGLGGEVGALAFVGRKQVQVYRKPVVALLSTGNELVDLQEQSSQIETSEGWSGVVDTNRPSLKAALEGLGYEVIDMGIAHDNIDAHISALSDGISRADILVTTGGTSMGASDLLKPLLERNLKGVIHFGRVAMKPGKPTTFASVPATNGGRDKLVFGLPGNPASALVTFYLFVLPALRRLGGWAPEAAELPRVPVELTESLPLDPRPEFHRVHVRVTASGLKAFSTGGQRSSRVASLAGANGLVALPALVEDGPKVLEKGQIAKQNVTEFSTTRQGISGLIILSCATAPEAYNQCDGARVSINRLFPVNHKPAMSAVKIDWGKVENPTFAFQQFPSRRSVVYGRKGVVSCTQPLAAEAGLEILRKGGNAADAAVAVSAALNATEPTSCGIGGDAFCLFYDASKKTVQALNGSGRSPKALNINVARKNGAIGRQLTERDLNSVTVPGAAAAWVDTVARFGSGKVSFEEVMTPAIRLAEEGVPISELTANGWKRSEGLIKSASPSADSMLINGRAPLPGEVMRLPDLAQTFRTLVSEGKRGFYTGRIAEAIVELIKSKGGVMELSDLAEHNTEFVEPIKYTYAGEVTLWECPPNGQGLTALMALGILEAAEETGKIKPLLEMDHNSVEYLHALIEALRLAFADTQFYVSDPKVTKVPVEEMLSKEYLKRRAEKFNANASIPDVYHGNPTASTDTVYFSVTDQWGNGCSYIQSNYAGFGTGGKNTCNVRGPLLPDTILEAIPKGCGFTLQNRGSGFVLEEGHPNQLAGGKRPYHTIIPALATRGDELFLVYGVMGGFMQPQGHIQVLLNILRGFTPQAALDAPRFCISAGSPDASVANATNAGDINSEVYFEDGIPVETVEKLKEMGHDAHRLSGFSRAMMGRGQVIQKLSVKELVWAAGSDQRGDGHAIAQI